The following proteins are co-located in the Paenibacillus sp. JNUCC32 genome:
- a CDS encoding TetR/AcrR family transcriptional regulator: MAPKTKFTKQDIVLAAFDIAKTDGIESITIRKVAERLGSSIAPIYVNFNDVQELLQQVVERAFHVARGMIMEQQSGQPFRDIGMASLRFAKEYPVLYRDLMMKDNPHMKNTPEQLDEVIGLMRQDPELGGFSDQELQSILLNMQVFQTGLCVMVANDLFTKNVDDEQMMNMMDEAAEAFIRAARARKHEGNGI; this comes from the coding sequence ATGGCACCAAAAACGAAGTTTACCAAACAAGATATCGTGCTAGCCGCATTCGACATTGCCAAAACGGATGGCATCGAGTCCATTACGATCCGAAAAGTAGCCGAACGTCTCGGCAGCTCCATCGCGCCGATCTATGTCAATTTCAACGACGTCCAGGAACTGCTTCAGCAGGTCGTCGAAAGAGCCTTCCATGTGGCCAGAGGAATGATCATGGAGCAGCAATCCGGACAGCCGTTCCGGGATATCGGCATGGCAAGTCTCCGCTTTGCCAAGGAATATCCCGTGCTTTATCGGGACCTCATGATGAAGGACAATCCCCATATGAAGAATACGCCGGAACAACTGGACGAGGTTATCGGATTGATGAGGCAGGATCCGGAGCTCGGCGGATTTTCGGATCAGGAGCTGCAATCTATTTTATTGAACATGCAGGTGTTTCAGACAGGTCTCTGCGTCATGGTGGCAAACGATCTGTTCACGAAGAACGTGGATGACGAGCAGATGATGAATATGATGGACGAAGCCGCTGAAGCGTTCATACGTGCTGCGCGTGCCCGGAAACATGAGGGAAACGGAATCTAA